One Hordeum vulgare subsp. vulgare chromosome 4H, MorexV3_pseudomolecules_assembly, whole genome shotgun sequence DNA window includes the following coding sequences:
- the LOC123447271 gene encoding beta-glucuronosyltransferase GlcAT14B-like — MGASGSPSSAQSPGGRGQHHSPSINCQGQRSGLLPAALPADSRWALPVAVTVSLFIGVTVTLAVTSSASLSLCPISSSFFSFLPATTSASLPEPVTPSPGADVTVPRLAYLVSGSKGDLDRLWRVLHALYHPRNLYVLHLDLESPPEERAELAARVGNSTVFQRVGNVEVIRRANMVTYRGPTMVANTLHACAVLLRRSRDWDWFINLSASDYPLMTFMTRAYTDILHVFSTLPRNISFMEHTSKLGWMADRRAKPIIVDPGLYMSTKKDIFTVSPQQRELPTAFRLHTGSAWVALSREFVEYVVSGWDNLPRTLLMYYANFVSSPEGYFQTVICNAPGFMHAVANHDLHHIRWDVPPRQHPRLLRLADRDGMVGSNAPFARKFARDDPVLDAIDADLLLRRGRNGTAAGMFVPGGWCGQHGDCGAARANVDDSVLRPGPGAERLQRLVDRIVRSEAFANSQCK; from the exons ATGGGGGCCAGCGGCTCGCCGTCGTCGGCTCAGTCCCCCGGCGGCCGAGGCCAGCACCACTCCCCGTCGATCAACTGCCAGGGCCAGCGCAGTGGGCTGCTTCCGGCCGCTTTGCCCGCGGACAGCAGGTGGGCGCTCCCGGTGGCGGTCACCGTCTCCCTGTTCATCGGCGTCACGGTCACGCTCGCCGTGACGTCGTCGGCGTCACTGTCACTGtgccccatctcctcctccttcttctcgttccTCCCGGCCACCACCAGCGCTAGCTTGCCCGAGCCGGTCACCCCGTCCCCTGGCGCGGACGTGACGGTGCCGCGGCTGGCCTACCTCGTCTCCGGGTCCAAGGGCGACCTGGACCGGCTGTGGCGGGTGCTGCACGCGCTCTACCACCCGCGCAACCTCTACGTGCTGCACCTGGACCTGGAGTCCCCGCCGGAGGAGCGGGCGGAGCTGGCGGCGCGCGTGGGCAACAGCACCGTGTTCCAGCGCGTCGGCAACGTCGAGGTCATCCGGCGCGCCAACATGGTGACCTACCGCGGGCCGACGATGGTGGCCAACACCCTGCATGCATGCGCCGTGCTCCTCCGCCGTAGCCGCGACTGGGACTGGTTCATCAACCTCTCTGCCTCCGACTACCCGCTCATGAC CTTCATGACACGTGCATACACAGATATCCTGCACGTATTCTCGACGCTGCCGAGGAACATCAGCTTCATGGAGCATACCAGCAAGCTGGGGTGGATGGC GGACCGCCGGGCGAAGCCTATAATCGTGGACCCGGGGCTGTACATGTCGACGAAGAAGGACATCTTCACCGTGTCGCCGCAGCAGCGGGAGCTGCCGACGGCGTTCAGGCTGCACACGGGGTCGGCGTGGGTGGCGCTGTCGCGGGAGTTCGTCGAGTACGTGGTGTCGGGGTGGGACAACCTGCCGCGGACGCTCCTCATGTACTACGCCAACTTCGTCTCCTCCCCGGAGGGCTACTTCCAGACCGTGATCTGCAACGCGCCCGGCTTCATGCACGCCGTCGCCAACCATGACCTGCACCACATCCGGTGGGACGTCCCGCCGAGGCAGCACCCGCGACTGCTCCGGCTCGCCGACAGGGACGGAATGGTGGGCAGCAACGCGCCCTTCGCGCGCAAGTTCGCGCGTGACGACCCCGTGCTCGACGCCATAGACGCCGACCTTCTGCTCCGCCGCGGGAGGAATGGGACGGCGGCCGGGATGTTCGTGCCCGGTGGCTGGTGCGGCCAGCACGGGGACTGCGGTGCCGCCCGCGCCAACGTCGATGACTCGGTGCTCAGGCCCGGTCCCGGTGCCGAGAGGTTACAAAGGCTCGTGGACAGGATCGTCAGGTCTGAGGCCTTCGCCAATAGCCAGTGCAAATAA